In the Tetrapisispora phaffii CBS 4417 chromosome 7, complete genome genome, one interval contains:
- the CAB2 gene encoding phosphopantothenate--cysteine ligase CAB2 (similar to Saccharomyces cerevisiae YIL083C; ancestral locus Anc_2.305), protein MVPRGHIIHTSTVELKSAINNKISDEFFPVPKDYNDEDNYFQTNPKPDYIEDLISDAKEFIDYQHKNGNRKIVLITSGGTIVPLENNTVRFIDNFSAGTRGAASAEEFLKNGYSVLFLHREFSLTPYNRSFTHNLNTLFLDHINKDGTFKDEFKDKVLENKRLYDKYIYEERKLLLLPFTTVNQYLWSLKSLAKLLNSEGCLFYLAAAVSDFFVPYAKLPKHKIQSRDYNVSDDKQEESNSSTTPDGKLIINLDPVPKFLRRLVESWAKQAMIVSFKLETDENLLLKKCRYALERYNHQLVIGNLLQTRNKKVVFVTPDNLDGTSIELQNPNQHIEELIIPAVIESHNKWIAGQQHL, encoded by the coding sequence ATGGTTCCACGAGGTCACATCATTCATACTTCAACAGTTGAGTTGAAGTCAGCgatcaataataaaatatcagaTGAATTCTTTCCGGTTCCAAAGGACtataatgatgaagataattattttcagaCAAACCCAAAACCTGATTATATCGAGGATTTGATCTCTGATGCAAAGGAATTTATTGACTATCAACATAAAAATGGAAACCGTAAGATCGTTTTGATCACTTCAGGTGGTACAATTGTCCCATTGGAAAATAACACAGTTAGATTCATTGACAACTTCTCCGCTGGGACAAGAGGAGCTGCTAGTGCTGAAGAATTCCTAAAGAATGGTTATAGTGTGTTGTTCCTACATAGAGAATTCTCCTTGACTCCTTACAATAGATCATTTACTCATAACCTAAACACACTCTTCTTAGACCATATTAATAAGGATGGTACTTTTAAAGATGAATTTAAGGATAAGGTGTTAGAGAATAAAAGACTTTATGACAAATACATTTATGAAGAAAGAAAGCTGTTATTGTTGCCGTTCACTACAgtaaatcaatatttatgGTCTTTGAAGAGCTTGGCAAAATTGCTAAACTCCGAAGGTTGCTTATTTTATTTGGCAGCTGCTGTCAGTGACTTCTTTGTTCCATATGCAAAGTTACCGAAACATAAAATTCAATCTCGAGACTATAACGTTTCTGATGACAAACAAGAAGAATCAAACTCATCTACAACACCTGATGGGAAGCTGATAATTAATCTAGATCCAGTACCAAAGTTTTTAAGAAGACTAGTTGAATCGTGGGCCAAGCAGGCAATGATcgtttcttttaaattggAAACTGATGAAAACCTTCTTCTTAAGAAATGTAGATATGCTTTAGAGAGATATAACCATCAATTGGTGATCGGTAACTTACTTCAaacaagaaataaaaaagttgTATTTGTTACACCAGATAATCTAGATGGCacatcaattgaattacaAAACCCTAATCAAcatattgaagaattaattaTCCCTGCTGTCATTGAATCGCACAACAAGTGGATTGCTGGGCAACAACATTTATGA
- the EXP1 gene encoding Exp1p (similar to Saccharomyces cerevisiae YDL121C; ancestral locus Anc_2.308), producing MNFLVFLVLLSIIVIVSVALPMLSSVGNFQVSKKENVKSGKKKKAFDFSLKSNSKNEESKCLSSNLAMNLRVDSKTGLKRRVIGEYDREKDPNEFDFDIDELIEEERGEEIENERKRVEQFHAQGQDSYETLV from the coding sequence ATGAATTTCCTAGTATTTTTGGTTTTGCTGTCCATCATTGTTATCGTTTCGGTAGCTTTGCCAATGCTTTCTAGTGTTGGTAACTTCCAGGTCTCTAAGAAAGAGAACGTGAAGAGTgggaagaagaagaaggcATTTGATTTCAGTTTGAAAAGTAATTCCAAGAATGAAGAGTCTAAATGTCTTTCCTCCAATTTGGCAATGAACTTACGAGTTGACTCCAAGACTGGCTTGAAAAGAAGAGTTATCGGTGAATATGATAGGGAGAAGGATCCAAATGAATTcgattttgatattgatgagTTGATTGAAGAGGAGAGAGGAGAAGAAATCGAAAATGAGAGAAAGAGGGTCGAACAGTTTCATGCACAAGGACAGGACTCTTATGAGACTTtagtttaa
- the PBI2 gene encoding Pbi2p (similar to Saccharomyces cerevisiae PBI2 (YNL015W); ancestral locus Anc_2.310) gives MTDYKTFIITLKDSVLDLHIEQFKKSVEDLGGKVTHEFKLIKAFTVQIPDLHINKLTSLHNDNIASVEEDSTVHAN, from the coding sequence ATGACCGACTATAAGAcgtttattattacattaAAGGACTCTGTCCTAGATCTCCACATTGAGCAGTTCAAGAAATCAGTGGAGGATCTAGGTGGTAAAGTCACTCATGAGTTTAAACTCATTAAAGCATTCACTGTACAGATACCAGATTTGCACATAAACAAGTTGACTTCCCTACATAACGACAATATCGCTAGTGTCGAAGAGGACTCTACAGTTCACGCTAACTAG
- the UBP1 gene encoding ubiquitin-specific protease UBP1 (similar to Saccharomyces cerevisiae UBP1 (YDL122W); ancestral locus Anc_2.307), translated as MFSLITRYIYLLDHCIFTTFPFLKNPTFQSNVRFLFFTSVIYILYSKRHYIMNNLSSIRNNSTLNRFLPSYNSMDDTILKRGGHIAGLVNDGNTCFMNSVLQSLASSRTLVEFLDEEIVNSQLKDDETEGENEKEVGEEVQVKVQKLNKNKNGGKRKKKLQKQKDQEDLEKTEESTEKDVAFSIALKELLDKLNFKYYRDKPYFKTHSLLKTMSKAPNKNIIMGYDQEDAQEFFQSILSELEKNVKSISPIEKDVKPVPESELPDGALIGQNDLGSVGTVFIPTEQIDPNSILENKDSSKYYTPFRMITPLDGITAERIGCLTCGENGGIRYSISSSLSLNLPNENINSQALKLSNLMQEWIKPEIIEGVECNRCALNAVLEHLQDQLKQLQEKSTGSIPEKLISAVEERISILSKTLSKPVIDDEDYKKYHTENMVRKCSKSKQILISRPPPLLSIHINRSVFDPNTYTIRKNNSRVLFKSRFNLEPWCCDIDEINLDARLPMSKKNNLPQESSEDENIGGEYYAKLHHKFEQEFEDSDEESYENDSDMQLRGRDVSNYDPLHGEIEEDESVDDGAEYIEETDGLGNTIRRRVIEQEQIQKENDIAMESDEDDEDYTEDQEKDDIFDNNDPEGEHIVDTESSDVESDRVSLPAPPRQYTSLSSSTVPASPLTYSLRSVIVHYGTHNYGHYIAFRRYRGCWWRISDESVYIVEEAEVLSTPGVFMLFYEYDYDVETKKMFDDIEFDKEIEIEGFDDEKPDNQKKQEYGNEAVAENDIDNAQM; from the coding sequence atGTTTTCTTTAATCACTAGATACATTTACTTATTGGACCATTGCATTTTTACCACGTTCCCTTTTCTGAAGAACCCAACATTTCAAAGTAACGTTcgatttttattttttaccTCAGTGATCTATATTTTATACAGTAAACGACACTACATTATGAACAACTTGTCGAGTATCAGGAATAATTCGACTCTGAACCGTTTCCTGCCAAGTTACAATTCTATGGATGATACCATTTTGAAAAGAGGTGGTCATATTGCTGGTCTAGTCAATGACGGTAATACGTGTTTCATGAACTCTGTGTTGCAATCGTTGGCTTCTTCAAGGACGTTAGTTGAGTTCTTGGATGAAGAGATTGTAAACAGTCAACTGAAAGATGATGAGACAGAGGGTGAGAACGAAAAGGAGGTTGGAGAAGAAGTCCAAGTTAAAGTTCAAAAACtcaacaaaaacaaaaacgGTGGCAAACGTAAGAAGAAGTTGCAAAAGCAGAAAGATCAAGAAGATCTGGAAAAAACAGAGGAATCTACTGAGAAGGATGTTGCATTCAGTATAGCTTTGAAGGAACTATTAGATAAGTTGAATTTTAAATACTATAGAGATAAACCGTATTTTAAAACGCATAGTCTACTGAAGACAATGTCGAAGGCTCCAAATAAGAATATCATTATGGGATATGATCAAGAAGATGCACAAGAGTTCTTCCAAAGCATCTTGTCAGAATTAGAGAAAAATGTTAAATCTATCTCACCAATTGAGAAAGACGTCAAACCAGTTCCAGAATCCGAGTTACCTGATGGTGCTTTAATTGGCCAGAATGATCTAGGATCTGTAGGCACAGTCTTTATTCCAACAGAACAAATCGATCCAAATTCTATATTAGAGAATAAAGATTCATCCAAATATTACACGCCATTTAGAATGATCACTCCATTGGATGGTATCACTGCTGAAAGAATTGGATGTTTGACTTGTGGTGAAAATGGTGGTATTAGATATTCTATTTCTTCTAGTTTGAGTTTGAATTTaccaaatgaaaatataaactCTCAGGCATTGAAATTATCTAACTTAATGCAAGAATGGATTAAACCAGAAATAATCGAAGGTGTTGAATGTAACAGATGTGCTTTAAATGCTGTTTTAGAGCACTTACAAGACcaattaaaacaattgcAAGAAAAGTCTACTGGTTCAATTCCTGAGAAATTAATTTCTGCTGTAGAGGAGAGAATTTCTATACTTTCAAAAACTTTAAGTAAACCTGTTATCGATGATGAGgattacaaaaaatatcatacTGAAAATATGGTTCGTAAGTGTTCTAAATCTAAACAAATCTTGATTTCAAGACCACCtccattattatcaattcaTATCAATAGATCAGTCTTTGATCCAAATACGTACACgattagaaaaaataattctcGAGTTCTGTTTAAATCAAGGTTCAACTTAGAACCTTGGTGTTgtgatattgatgaaataaACTTAGATGCACGTTTACCAAtgtcaaagaaaaataactTACCTCAAGAATCGAGTGAAGATGAAAACATTGGTGGTGAATACTACGCAAAGTTACATCATAAATTTGAGCAAGAGTTTGAGGATAGTGATGAAGAATCTTATGAAAATGATTCCGATATGCAGTTACGTGGAAGAGATGTGAGTAACTATGACCCATTGCATGGGGAaatagaagaagatgaaagTGTTGATGACGGTGCTGAATACATCGAGGAAACGGATGGTCTAGGTAACACTATTAGAAGAAGAGTCATTGAACAAgaacaaattcaaaaagaGAATGATATTGCCATGGAGTCTGacgaagatgatgaagacTATACGGAAGATCAAGAAAAGGACGACATATTTGACAACAATGACCCAGAAGGCGAACATATAGTGGACACAGAATCCTCAGATGTAGAAAGTGACAGAGTTTCACTTCCTGCACCACCTAGACAATACACATCATTGAGCTCTTCTACAGTTCCAGCTTCTCCATTGACTTATTCTTTGCGTTCTGTTATCGTGCATTATGGTACTCATAACTATGGTCATTATATTGCATTCAGGAGATACAGAGGATGTTGGTGGAGAATATCTGACGAATCCGTATACATTGTCGAAGAAGCTGAAGTTTTATCAACCCCGGGTGTATTCATGTTATTCTATGAGTATGACTACGATGTAGAAACTAAGAAAATGTTTGATGACATTGAATTTGACAAGGAAATCGAGATAGAAGGTTTCGACGACGAAAAACCAGACaatcaaaagaaacaaGAATATGGAAATGAAGCTGTAGCTGAGAATGACATTGACAATGCTCAGATGTGA
- the SAM50 gene encoding SAM complex subunit SAM50 (similar to Saccharomyces cerevisiae SAM50 (YNL026W); ancestral locus Anc_2.304), with product MSSGETVKNDLNDLLMNENKKRIEKLFENNSATPIKISSIVVHNSEHVRSEILKLYLDATLSNAFTFKELCESADDLAKKLIQHGLVENISNTFDTQGISRHNLIASTYPSTLYDSSNIPTKVSVIDITSKIKLIPLKKFMAKTGTNIGNGEGDGYLQFQLRNIFGGGERLNLDITKGTKTHSSYLLNYTQPVNPTWIWDTILYQNNRQLGSSIDMIVGGLRSSIKGKTGIHDYVNHEFYIEGLLRETKIISSNCSNTLLFQAGNDQKVSIGHSIAWDTRDNHIIPTYGSFLKVFNEVALNRYLKSQIEVNTAMSFLKNSLITVNGTMRLGYISNISSTLRPLHIGDRFQLGGGNDVRSFQPMGLGPKDIYDSIGGNSYTAYGISVFTALPFKSLMTSNFKIHTFINGGKLINHNSSNGTFTDAVKDLIKENSLSTGVGIIFKHPVARFELNFTLPLITHKSDMVRKGFQYGIGISFL from the coding sequence ATGAGTTCTGGAGAAACTGTTAAAAATGACCTTAACGATCTATTaatgaatgaaaataaaaaaagaatagaAAAACTATTTGAAAACAATTCAGCTACGCctattaaaatatcttcaatTGTTGTGCATAACTCTGAACATGTTCGTagtgaaatattaaaattatatctaGATGCTACTTTATCAAATGCATTCACTTTTAAAGAATTGTGTGAAAGTGCTGATGATTTagcaaaaaaattgattcaaCATGGTTTAGTcgaaaatatttcaaatacaTTCGATACACAAGGTATATCAAGACATAACTTAATTGCTTCCACTTATCCAAGTACACTTTATGATTCCTCAAATATTCCAACAAAAGTCTCAGTTATCGATATAACTTCTAAGATTAAACTTATACCATTAAAGAAGTTTATGGCTAAGACGGGTACGAATATTGGTAATGGAGAAGGTGATGGTTATTTACAATTCCAATTAAGAAACATCTTTGGCGGAGGTGAGAGGCTAAATCTTGATATAACTAAAGGTACAAAAACACATTCATCGTATTTGCTAAACTACACACAACCAGTAAATCCTACTTGGATATGGGATACCATactttatcaaaataacAGGCAATTAGGATCTTCAATTGACATGATTGTCGGAGGTCTACGTAGTAGCATAAAGGGTAAAACTGGTATTCATGACTATGTAAATCATGAGTTTTATATCGAAGGCCTACTTAGAGAAACAAAAATCATTTCTAGTAATTGCTCAAACACCCTACTATTTCAAGCCGGTAATGATcaaaaagtttcaattgGTCATTCCATAGCATGGGACACAAGAGATAATCACATAATACCAACATATGGGTCGTTTTTGAAAGTATTTAACGAAGTTGCCCTGAACAGATATTTAAAGTCCCAAATTGAAGTCAATACAGCAATGAgctttttgaaaaattccTTGATAACAGTTAATGGAACAATGAGATTAGGATATATTAGTAACATTTCTTCTACTTTGAGACCATTGCATATTGGAGATAGATTTCAGCTAGGTGGTGGAAATGATGTACGTAGTTTCCAACCAATGGGTTTGGGAccaaaagatatttatgATTCGATCGGTGGTAATTCCTATACAGCATACGGAATAAGTGTCTTTACTGCTCTCCCATTCAAAAGCTTGATGACTTCTAACTTTAAAATACATACCTTTATTAATGGAGGTAAATTAATAAACCataattcttctaatgGAACATTTACGGATGCTGTAAAAGATTTAATCAAGGAAAATTCTTTGTCTACTGGTGTTGGTATCATTTTTAAGCATCCAGTAGCAAGGTTCGAATTAAATTTCACACTTCCATTAATCACTCATAAAAGTGATATGGTCAGAAAGGGCTTCCAATATGGTATTGGAATTTCATtcttgtaa